ATCTAAACTCGCATTCAGATAAATCTTTTTTAGCCAATCATCAGAAAGATATTTTTGTAAACTAGGACTATCTTCTAAATAGAAAGCAATATTATTTCTCTCTCTTTTAATGGTTATTTGCCAACTTTTTGAACGTTTTTGTGGTTGATAATCCCATTTGAGTAGATGATGAATGATTAAACGAAGACTACTAAGGAGTTTATCTCTTTCTCGTTTTGACAAATCTTTAATTTCCTCGACTAAGTTTTCAATATCTAATTCTTGAAATTGTTTCTGTTGTAATTTTGCAGCCATTTCTTCAGCCCAACAGGCATAATCTTTGTCGTAAAGATTAGTCATTTACTTCTCCTTCATAAAATAACGGTAGTAAAATACGCCCTTCGATTAAAGATTAATTATAACATAATTTTAGAGGTTCTGCTTCCTAATGCTAAATACCAAGAATTTTATCAATGCCTATAATTAAAGCTCTCTCAGCAACCGCTTGAGGTGAATAATTTTTTAAAGCCCATTCTCTGCCATGTAAAGATATTTCATCTAATTCTAATTCAGATAAAGATAACAATCTGTGTTTTAATATTTATTAATGAAGGTTAACTATTTTTGACGATAAACGTCTTTACGATGTTTTACTTTAACTATGGTTACTAATACAATATCATCTTGTATTTGATAGATAACTCGATAATCACCTACTCTAATCCGGTAAATTGACAATTCACTTTCTAATTTTTTCACACCATCAGGACGTGGTTCAACTGATAATTCTTGAATTTTTAAATCAATTCGTTCTCTAATATCAATTGGTAGTTTTTTAAGTTGTTTTACAGCACCCCTAGTTAATTCGATTTGATAGCTCATAATTTTAATTCTTGTTTATACTGCTCCCAAGATATTGTACCGTTGACTTTTGCATCTTCTAATTCAGCAACTGCATCTGCGATGTCCTTTTCATCTTCATGCTCACAATTATTTAATAGTTCTAATATGTCTTCTAAAGTACCTTCATAAACTTGTTCTAGCCGTTCATAGATTGCTTTCAATAAAGCTTGTTTTTTACTTGTGGTTTCCATTTTTACACCTACTGCAAAATCATTTGAAAAATATTGCTAAGAGGATGTTTGAAAAGTTTTGGGCGAATATAATTCGCTACTACACAAGCAAAGTCCACCTGCGTGGACTAACGAAAAATTAAGGTTCTTTAACCCACGAAGGTGGGTTTTGTCTGTGTAGCTGCGACTTCTAGTCGCCAGGTGGGTATAAATTAGACTTTTCAAACACCCTCTAATAGTCTGAAGCTGTTGCACATTTAATCTGCATATTACTTAGAAAAAATCTTTGTAGGGTGGGCATCCATGACAGGTGCAGGTTTTTTACGAATGTATCTGAAGTAGGGTTTTTCGGTTGATTGAACACTCAACGTTTCCCCTTGTGGGTTTCCATTCAAGAACGAAATTTGGCACTTTAAACCTCATCTATTTTGAAACCTGAAGTAATGCGAGCATACTATGGTTTTCATCTTAGATGGGGTTTAACACAGAGTTTAAATTTTGTTTGAGAGTGTCAACTCATACCCAAATTAAAAACCTACACCTGTTAGGGTATCCTGCCCGCCCTAATTATGCAAATTAAAAGCTTATCAGGTTACTCAATTCTAGCATAATCTATTTTTCACTATCAATATACTTTTGCCACATTTGTTGATAAGCATTTTCCATCTTCCGTGCAAATTTCTTACCATTCCACAGGGGTGATGTTTGTCTTGACTTTTTCAGTTTCCAAACAATTTCTTGTCTTAATTTCTCATCTTTACCCAACTTCACACCCCAATCTACATACTCTTGGTCACTCCAAGCTAAACCTTCAGTTACACCTACATTCATCATCATTGTATAACTATTACGCGCTGCAAATTGTTCTCCCACCCTGGTAACTAGGGGAATACCCATCCATAATGTTTCTAGAGTTGTGGTTGCACCGTTATAGGGATAGGTATCTAAAACAATATCAGCGATCGCTAAATTAGCACGATGTTCCATATCTGTATCCGCAGAAGGTAGAAACCTTAACTGTTTGAAATCAACACCTTCCGCTTCTGCAATTGGTGCAATAAAATCTTGTAAATCTTGATGATTACTGCGATGACTTTTGAGGAGAAAATAACTATGAGGAACTTGTTTAATAATTTGCATTTGCAAACGAATATTATGGGGATTACGTTTTACTCCTGTTTGGGAACTAAAATAAATAATCCCATCATCAGGAATATCTAAAGATTCTCTGTTGATAGTTGGTGTTCCGACAATAAAGCCATCAATACCAATATAATTTTCAGGGAGGCGCCAAATTTTTTCCGTATAATAATCCTGTGCTGATTCTGGTAATACATAGTTATCAGCAATAAAATAATCAACTCCGGGGAAACCAGTTGCATCATACCCCAACCAAGTAACTTGAATTGGTGCAGGTTTCAAGGCCAAAATAGCACAATTCCCATAGGATGTTAAACTATCTAAATCAACTAATATATCTATTTCATCTTCGTTAATTTTATCTGCAACTGTGGCTATAGGCAAACCTCCTTGATAAAAAGAATCACCAAATTCCTTTTTATAAGCTTGTTGTTGTGGATCTTCTGAAAGATCACCTAAAGAATATAAACGAACATCAAATTGTTGGCGATCATGATATTTTAATAACCACCAAGCCAAAAAACCCACAGAATGAGTCCGAAAACATCCTGATAAATAGCCTATTCTTAAAGGACGTTCACTCAAAGAAGGACGAGGTGAAAGAAAACGTTTTTGATAAGTGCTAATATATTCAGGAAACTTTTGCGATATAAATTCTTGACATAACCCTGCTATTCTATTGCGAATTAATCTATTTTCACCAGGATTATCTTCCATGTATAGTAAAAAAGCACCCACAGCCAACATTTGTACTAAACCTTCACCTTGTATCTGACTGCTGACAAGATTCGCTAACAAGAATTTATATTGTTGGTAAGATTGAACTGTTTTTTGCCAATTATTACAGGAAGTTAAAAATGCTTCCATTAAAAATTGATTACCCATAATTTGATCAATGGGTTGTTGAGCAAGTTCTAAATATTTATGAGACCAATCTATAGAATCTTTACTATAATTTCTTCCTAGTCTTTGCAGAGGAGAAATAATTTTGTTCATACAATTGATAGCAGTTAAATTATCAGTTGCTAAACAGAGGGCAATTTTAGCAAAATAAACTGACATCTGCTGGTAGAAAAAATAATGATAGGCATCAGCTTTTTCGAGTAATAATTTAACAATATTCTCAGAACTTAATAAATTAGGAATCAATACTTCCAAAAGTTTATTTATAAACTCAGGGATATTAACTGGATCAGCAAGAGTAAGAGCTACTTTTTCAATAGCTTGAACTAATAATTTTTCATCAAAAACGAGAGGTTTTGTTA
The window above is part of the Dolichospermum sp. DET69 genome. Proteins encoded here:
- a CDS encoding type II toxin-antitoxin system RelE/ParE family toxin, translating into MSYQIELTRGAVKQLKKLPIDIRERIDLKIQELSVEPRPDGVKKLESELSIYRIRVGDYRVIYQIQDDIVLVTIVKVKHRKDVYRQK
- a CDS encoding DUF29 domain-containing protein, with product MTNLYDKDYACWAEEMAAKLQQKQFQELDIENLVEEIKDLSKRERDKLLSSLRLIIHHLLKWDYQPQKRSKSWQITIKRERNNIAFYLEDSPSLQKYLSDDWLKKIYLNASLDATKETDLDFPLDCPYGITEVLNREV